A part of Aegilops tauschii subsp. strangulata cultivar AL8/78 chromosome 2, Aet v6.0, whole genome shotgun sequence genomic DNA contains:
- the LOC109773946 gene encoding ABC transporter C family member 4-like: MGGGGPPWWLATTECSPPPSSDSFTGGLAFLLSPCPQRALLGVIDLIFLAASLVLALCRCGASGASPEKEPLAAVTDSRRAVPGHRPPSRRARCIRGHRRDVRRPTRARDLSPAAVVESAFLAVHFAAHAAAAWTVIASAAAAAHPPHLRVFWIATLFSASAAVRCADGSPLLPDDVLAFAGLLLSLPLAYIAITTCTARDEQGEQDQNPSAAAATTTPYVTASFLSRATFSWMNPLVSKWHANESLADTDVPPELAGGSAGLFLLIAAPGLVQLAAMYVGPSPIDRFVEFIHRGGTPLEGLRLVAILIAGKASLRLSTGAARAHGAGAIMNYMQVDASMVSGAMHGLHGLWLVPLQIAVALFLLYAYLGPAVLMTLAVIAAVVVVTAFANKLNLGYQFRFFGARDSRVKALTEMLGHMRVINLQAWEETFGDKVRELWRAEVRWLKKVILFVCGTNVVYSSGPIAMTVLVFGTYLTAGGELDAGKVFTATAFFRMLEGPMSNFPQTIVMSMQAFVSLGRLDKFLADAEIDTTAVERPGSGAAGDEVAVKVQCGVFAWDVQGGDGEEKDGGGEEPVLKGIEVEVRKGGARGGGRSGWLRQVVAAVMHHGRNA; the protein is encoded by the exons ATGGGCGGAGGAGGGCCCCCGTGGTGGCTGGCCACCACCgagtgctcgccgccgccgtcgtccgaCTCCTTCACCGGCGGGCTCGCGTTCCTCCTCTCGCCGTGCCCGCAGCGCGCGCTCCTCGGCGTCATCGACCTCATCTTCCTCGCCGCCTCGCTTGTCCTCGCCCTCTGCCGCTGTGGCGCCAGCGGCGCGTCCCCTGAAAAGGAGCCGCTGGCTGCCGTCACCGACTCCCGCCGCGCCGTTCCTGGCCACCGGCCGCCAAGCCGCCGCGCTCGGTGCATCCGGGGTCACCGCCGCGACGTCCGCCGTCCTACTCGCGCTCGCGATCTTTCTCCTGCGGCCGTTGTCGAGTCCGCCTTCCTCGCCGTTCACTTCGCCGCACACGCCGCGGCCGCGTGGACCGTGATCGCCTCAGCTGCGGCCGCCGCTCACCCTCCGCACCTCCGCGTGTTTTGGATCGCCACGCTGTTCTCCGCCTCAGCGGCCGTCCGCTGCGCCGACGGCTCGCCGCTCCTCCCCGACGACGTCCTCGCCTTCGCCGGCCTGCTCCTCTCGCTCCCTCTCGCGTACATCGCCATCACCACCTGCACGGCGCGTGATGAACAGGGCGAACAGGACCAGAACcccagcgcggcggcggcgacgacgacgccGTACGTGACCGCGTCGTTCCTCTCGCGCGCGACCTTCAGCTGGATGAACCCGCTCGTCTCCAAGTGGCACGCCAACGAGTCCCTCGCCGACACCGACGTCCCGCCGGAACTGGCCGGCGGCAGCGCGGGGCTG TTCCTGCTCATCGCGGCGCCGGGGCTCGTGCAGCTCGCGGCCATGTACGTCGGCCCGTCGCCCATCGACCGTTTCGTCGAGTTCATCCACCGCGGCGGCACGCCATTGGAGGGCCTCCGACTTGTGGCCATCCTGATCGCCGGCAAGGCG TCGCTGCGGCTGTCCACCGGCGCGGCGCGCGCGCACGGCGCGGGCGCCATCATGAACTACATGCAGGTGGACGCCTCGATGGTGTCCGGCGCCATGCACGGGCTGCACGGCCTGTGGCTGGTGCCGCTGCAGATCGCGGTGGCCCTGTTCCTCCTGTACGCGTACCTCGGCCCTGCCGTGCTCATGACGCTCGCCGTGATCGCGGCCGTCGTCGTGGTCACCGCGTTCGCCAACAAGCTCAACCTGGGCTACCAGTTCAGGTTCTTCGGCGCCCGCGACAGCCGCGTGAAGGCCCTGACGGAGATGCTCGGCCACATGCGCGTGATCAATCTGCAGGCGTGGGAGGAGACCTTCGGCGACAAGGTGCGAGAGCTCTGGCGGGCCGAGGTGAGGTGGCTGAAGAAGGTGATACTCTTCGTATGCGGCACCAACGTGGTGTACTCCAGCGGTCCCATCGCCATGACAGTGCTTGTGTTCGGGACGTACCTCACCGCCGGAGGGGAGCTCGACGCTGGCAAGGTGTTCACGGCCACCGCCTTCTTCCGCATGCTCGAGGGACCCATGAGCAACTTCCCGCAGACGATCGTGATGTCCATGCAGGCGTTTGTGTCGCTCGGCAGGCTGGACAAGTTCTTGGCGGACGCCGAGATCGACACCACGGCGGTGGAGCGTCCTGGCAGTGGCGCCGCCGGGGATGAGGTGGCCGTGAAGGTGCAATGCGGGGTGTTCGCATGGGACGTCCAGGGCGGCGATGGCGAGGAGAAGGATGGCGGAGGGGAGGAGCCGGTGCTGAAAGGGATCGAGGTGGAGGTGAGGAAGGGGGGAGCTCGCGGCGGTGGTCGGAGCGGTTGGCTCCGGCAAGTCGTCGCTGCTGTCATGCATCATGGGAGAAATGCATAA
- the LOC109773945 gene encoding uncharacterized protein — translation MGINFKVKLYTDRAGSSGDGDGDGGAGPTSPPAPGPAPSPSLDPAPVSTSPLPLQPARQPPPTPIVKYTDEGPDDDDDWPEDEDDDDDEEEDQGLDDDDYDDWPEDEGWEVMQEDEVELPDEEKFYISLFMSAQKKNLPHDLVRHDSMPLNKNEYFSLWENWNQLLDGKRTYLRPPKDCRILSVSGVFRCPDARPRTLGCQEPLLDLVQDYPDNDILQEIIKILCQRYVHFRRTRGDGNYFYRAFFFSYLENLGQMQDSQAEVTRLMEHVAVSRQNFCRLKWDKAYFLNPEEYFSSVVSELNHLVNSVANGLSSDELYKRSLEEIMPLRIISLLRLLAETEIRNREADYKSFIPEKMNVHQYCYKEVRPLDVKPTMLAMRALTYALGIPLRLEILGRDLMAGHLQVKRLDFFPRSETGKGAFHMAQSYWSSTSTPEPLELGSGNLLSSDGTPSLTLLCRSEDCDILYR, via the exons ATGGGGATAAATTTCAAGGTCAAGCTATACACGGACAGGGCGGGAAGCagcggagacggagacggagacgggGGCGCCGGACCCACATCGCCGCCTGCGCCAGGCCCCGCGCCGTCGCCCTCCCTCGACCCCGCGCCGGTTTCCACGTCGCCGCTCCCGCTTCAGCCGGCACGGCAACCACCGCCGACCCCCATCGTCAAGTACACG GATGAAGGACCGGATGACGATGATGATTGGCCTGAGgacgaggatgatgatgatgatgaggaggag GATCAAGGACtggatgatgatgattatgatgattgGCCTGAAGATGAGGGTTGGGAGGTTATGCAAGAGGATGAG GTTGAATTACCAGATGAGGAGAAATTCTACATTTCATTGTTTATGAGCGCTCAAAAGAAGAATCTCCCGCATGATCTTGTTCGGCATGACTCGATGCCGCTCAacaaaaatgaatatttttctctGTGGGAAAATTGGAATCAACTGCTGGATGGCAAAAGAACATACCTCCGACCACCGAAGGACTGCCGTATTCTCAGTGTCAGTGGTGTTTTCCGGTGTCCGGATGCTCGTCCAAGGACATTAGGATGCCAG GAACCACTCTTGGATTTGGTTCAGGATTATCCAGATAATGACATTCTCCAGGAAATAATCAAG ATTCTTTGTCAGCGCTATGTGCACTTCAGACGAACTCGCGGAGATGGCAACTATTTCTACAGAGCTTTCTTTTTCTCCTACTTG GAAAATCTTGGACAAATGCAAGATAGTCAAGCTGAAGTTACTCGTCTAATGGAACATGTGGCAGTGTCCAGACAGAATTTCTGTCGTCTGAAATGGGACAAAGCATACTTCTTAAATCCTGAAGAATACTTTTCAAGTGTTGTTTCT GAGTTGAATCATTTGGTCAATTCTGTTGCAAATGG TCTGAGTTCTGACGAGCTGTACAAGAGAAGTCTAGAGGAGATCATGCCACTCAGGA TTATTTCTTTGCTAAGATTGCTGGCAGAGACTGAGATCCGTAATCGAGAAGCTGATTACAAATCATTTATCCCTGAAAAGATGAATGTCCATCAG TATTGCTACAAGGAGGTGCGGCCCCTGGATGTTAAACCAACGATGTTGGCAATGAGGGCTCTAACATATGCACTTGGCATCCCGCTGCGACTCGAAATTCTAGGCAGAGACTTGATGGCTGGACATTTGCAAGTAAAGCGCCTTGATTTCTTCCCTCGATCAGAGACAGGGAAGGGTGCTTTCCATATGGCCCAAAGCTACTGGTCCTCAACCTCAACCCCTGAACCACTGGAGCTGGGAAGTGGCAACCTGTTATCATCTGATGGCACACCTTCGCTGACCTTGCTGTGTCGGTCCGAGGACTGCGACATTCTTTATCGCTAG